The following nucleotide sequence is from Elusimicrobia bacterium HGW-Elusimicrobia-1.
GTTTCTGCTGTCCAACTGTGACCGAACAGACGCTTTTACTAATCACTATTCACTTCTTTTTATTTCACTGACCACTGCCGTTATTATACAGGTCAAACTATGAATTTGTCAAGAGATCTGTACGAAACCGCCTCGGCAACGTGACGCGGCTCAATGTCCGCTGAGGCGGCCAGATCGGCGATGGTTCGGGCGACTTTTACCACCTTGTCGCATCCCCTTGCGGAAAGTCCGAGTTTCTCGACGGCGGCAAGAAGCAAACGCTCGGATTCAGGCGACATTCTGCAATGTTTTTTGACAAGGCGCGGGGAAAGCGCGGCATTGGTCTGCGCGCCGGCGCCGTTGCGTTTGCGCTGAACATCGCGGGCGGCGGCAACCCTTTGCCTTATCTGAGCCGACATTTCGGACGGCGCCGCGTCGGAGCGGATTGAAAGCATTTCGGATGATTTTATGGCCGGCACCTCCACGTGTATATCTATTCTGTCCAATAGCGGCCCTGAAATTTTCGATAAATATTTTCTTATCTGATACGGCGTGCAGACGCACTCTTTGTCCGGATGTCCGTAGTTTCCGCATGGACACGGATTCATGGCCGCCACAAACATAAAAGCCGCCGGAAAACTAAGGGTGCTTTTCGCGCGGGCGATGGTGACGCGCCGGTCTTCGAGGGGCCCTCTGAGAGATTCCAGCACGTTGCGGTCGAACTCGGGAAGCTCGTCGAGAAAAAGCACTCCGCGATGAGCCAGAGAGACCTCGCCGGGCCGCGGCACCGTGCCGCCTCCGATAAGGGCCGCGTCGGATACTGTATGATGAGGAGAGCGGAAGGGCCGTCGCTTGATGAGGCCGGTTTTCGACAACACTCCCGACACCGAATGAATTTTAGTAATCTCCACCGCCTCGTCGTAGGAAGGCAGCGGAAGTATGGTCGCCATGCGACGGGCGAGCATCGTCTTGCCCGAGCCCGGCGGGCCAATCATAAGCATGTTATGTCCGCCCGCCACGGCGACTTCGACGGCCCGTTTGGCGTAACCCTGCCCCTTGACGTCGCAAAAATCGGCTTCATGTTCGGCGCCGCTGTCGGGCAATGAAAACGCTTCGCGCAGCGTCGGCTCAATGATTTTTTTTCCGGACAGAAACTCCGCGGCGTCGCGCAGAGAATCGGCGCCTATTATCTTTATGTCCTCGACAAGAGCCGCCTCGGCGGCGTTGGCCGTCGGCACGACAAAATAACGCGAGCCGCGTTTTTTAAGGGCCAGCGCCATAGGCAATACACCCCGCACGGGCCTGAGCCGTCCGTCGAGCGCGAGTTCGCCTATCACGGCGATGTCGTCGAGGCAGGCGGGCGCGGACGCGACGGCGAAAGCTCCTTCGGCCGCAAGAATGCCCAGCGCTATGGGCAAATCGAATATCGCTCCTTCTTTTTTTATGGAAGCCGGCGCAAGATTGACGGTGATTTTTCTGACGGGGAAATTAAATCCGGAGTTTCTGAGCGCGGCGGTCACGCGCTCTTTTGATTCTCTTACGGCCGCGTCGGGCAGCCCGACAGTGGCGTAAACCGGAAAGCCCGGCGCGAGATCGACTTCGACCGTAACGATGTAGCCGTCGATTCCTTCGACGGCGCAGGAGAGTATTTTTGAAAGCAATGCGGGGCCCCTTGCCGCGCGGCGCGGCCCGGCGATACGCAACCCGCATACGCGCCAAGGCCGAAAGACCGTGCGACGATGTATGTTTGTCCCCGCTGCTTAAAATAAATATTACGATTGCCTTTTGTAAAGAAAGTGATTAGTGGATAGTGAATAGTGGCTAGTCCGTTTCTGCTGTCCAACTGTGACCGAACAGACGCTTTTACAGCCGGCAGAGATTAAAAAGCGTTTTTGAAATGCTCTATGCCTTCGGGCGAAACGCCTATTACGTCGAACCGCATATAAGCGTCGAAAAGTTTGTTTCTCTCCACAAAATACCATGCGGCCTTTTTTATACGCTCTATTTTAGAACGTGTCACAAACTCGTGAGGCGCGCCATGGCCGCGACTCGAGCGATATTTCACCTCGACGAATACAAGCGTGTCTCCGTCGAGAGCGACGATGTCTATCTCGCCATGCCGGGTACGAAAGTTTTTGGCGGCTAGACGCATTCCGAGGCCTTCCAGATAACCCGCAGCAACGGCTTCGCCGCGCGCGCCACTTTCCGCGCGCGTGCCGCTGTTGTCGGACATTTTAGGATTTTTCCCCGTCAATCGACTTCCCCCCGTCCCCGAAACTTAAACAATATTCTTGATGAACGACTTTCTGTGCAGCGGGCAGGCGCCCAGTTTTTTTATTGCCGCTATATGCGCCCGCGTGCCGTAGCCCTTGTGCGCGGCAAAACCATATTCCGGATATTTTGCGTCGAGCCGTCTCATTATTCTGTCTCTGGTGACTTTGGCGACGATCGACGCGGCCGCCACGCAAGCCGATTTTCCGTCGCCGCCGATCAAAGTTTTTTGATTCCGGCCGAGACGGGGGATTTCGAGATTTCCGTCGAAAACAATCAGACGAGCGGCGCGACGTCCCAGTTTTTTTTCAAGACCGCGGACAGCTTTGCGGCAGGCCGCGAATGTGGCCTTCAAAATACCCTCTCTATCGACGAAGGCGCGCGAAGATGAAGCCGCGCAAAAAGCCAAAGCGCGCCGTGATATGAGGCAGAAAAGCTCCTCGCGGCGGCGCGGCGAAAGTTTTTTGGAATCGTTTATCCCCCGAATAGAACGTTTGTTATCGAGCGCCACGGCAGCGGCCACAACCGGACCGGCCAGAGGCCCCCGCCCCGCCTCGTCGACCCCCACAAGCGCGACACCCTCCGCGCGCGAAAGCGCGCGGTCGAAAGCATACAACATCGAAAATCTGTCCGTAAAATACTGTCCCGATTTATCCGGCGAATGCCGATACCGGTTTTATTTTTTCTCCGCGTCGGCGGAGGCGGGCGTCTCGGATTTCGCGGTTTCCGGCTCGACGGGAGATAGCGGCGCTTCCTCTGCCGCCGCGCCTTCGGCCGCTCCCGCGGCTGCAAATTTATCCTCGGTAATTCTGGCCGATTTTCCGGCCAAGTCGCGAAGATAATACAGTTTAGCCCGGCGAACTTTGCCTGATTTTACGAGTTCGATTTTATTGATAAGCGGGGATTTCATCGGGAAAATCCTCTCCACGCCGACGCCGAAAGAATTTTTTCTGACGGTGAAAGTGCGGGAAACGCCCGAGCCCTTTATCCTTATGACAACGCCCTCAAACACCTGGATTCTGTGGCTATCGCCCTCTTTAATTTTGAAATGAACTTTAATCTGGTCGCCGTAGGAAAAAGTTCCCGCGGCAGGTTTTGCTTTGGCTGCAGTTGTCATATTCATATTCTCCTTGATGAAAAACCGGTTATCGTTTTTTTAATAAATCCGGACGCTTTTTGCGGGTGGCGGCAAGAGCCATTCCGCCGCGCCATTTTTCTATTTGCGCGTGATCGCCGCTCAATACGGCTTCCGGAACTTCACGGCCGCGCCACACGCGCGGTCTTGTATAATGAGGACAGTCGAGCATCCCCGAAAAAAAAGAGTCGTTTTCCACGGAAGCGGTTTCTTTGACCACTCCGCCCGACAGACGGGCAACGGCGTCGGCAAGGGCCATCGCCGGAATTTCTCCGCCGGTCAAAACAAAATCGCCCAGCGAAATTTCTTCGTCGACAAAATCCATTATTCTTTCGTCGACGCCTTCATAGCGCCCGCATATAAGAACGACTTTTTTATAACACGCCAGGCGGCGGGCGCAGGCGTGATCTAATCTTGACCCCTGGGGCGACATCAATATTACGCGACAACCGTCGGAAATGCGGGGCGCCGTGGCGGTTTTTCTGAAACGCGCGGGCAATGATTTTTTCAGAGCCAGATAAATCGGCTCGGCTTTCATCACCATCCCGGGGCCGCCGCCGAAAGGTCTATCGTCGGTAATACGGTGACGATCGCGGGTAAAATCTCTCAGATTGACGATATTGATATTTATGTTGCCGCGCTTTACGGCTCTGGCTATTACGCCGTCGGCCAGAAAGCCCTCGAAATAGCCGGGAAAAAGAGTAAGAATATCAAAGATCATAGCTTATTCGGCCGTAAACGGCGGGCGGGTTATGATTCAAAAATACGACTGATTTTACATTATTTGATTTTTTGTGTCAAGTTATATATATTACTTACCGACGTACAAAATGAAACACGGGCGGCCGCGCCGGAAGTCCGCGCCGATAACATTAAATGGCTCAATACACAGAATAGTCACAGCGCCGACTATGTATATTTTAATATTCGCTTCTTCCTTTATATTCTACATTTTACACATGGCTCCGTCGGTAACGGTGGGCGACGCCGGCGAATTTATCACCGCATCCGCCGTCCTTGGGATAGCTCACGCGCCGGGGTACCCGCTTTTTTCTCTTTTGGGCAAAATCGCCGTTCTGCTGGTGCCGTGGGGGAGCGTCGCTTTCAGGGTGAATATCCTGAGCGCAGCGGCGGGCGCGGCGGCAGTGGCGATGGTCTACGGCCTCATCAAGGACAATCTGCCGCCGTACGGACGGCGCGGCGACGTCCCGACGGCGACGGCGGCCGCGGCGTTGTTCGCCGTATCGATTGCTGTCGCGCGCTCGGCCGCCCAGACGGAGGTTTTTACGCTCAACGCGCTGTTTGTCGCGGCGATGGCGCGGGCAATTCTTGCTTTCATCCGACGATATTCGACCTGTATCGAACCGCTTCGGGCGAAGGCCTTCGGACTGCTGTATCTGGCGGCGTTAATCTTCGGCCTGGCGGCGGCCAACCATCAGACGGCGGTACTTCTGCTTCCGGCGACGGCCTGGCTGCTTTATCCGCTGCGTCGGGAAGTCGTCAAACGCTTTGCGGCCGTCGCGGCGTTCGCGCTTCTGGGATTTTCCGTCAACTTTTACCTGCCGATAAGAGCCGCCGCCGGGCCGCCGCTGAACGTCGGCAATCCGTCCTCGCCGCACAACTTCATACGCGTGCTC
It contains:
- a CDS encoding ATP-dependent protease (among the AAA+ ATPases, the YifB protease family belongs to the Helix 2 insert clade; unknown function); protein product: MLSKILSCAVEGIDGYIVTVEVDLAPGFPVYATVGLPDAAVRESKERVTAALRNSGFNFPVRKITVNLAPASIKKEGAIFDLPIALGILAAEGAFAVASAPACLDDIAVIGELALDGRLRPVRGVLPMALALKKRGSRYFVVPTANAAEAALVEDIKIIGADSLRDAAEFLSGKKIIEPTLREAFSLPDSGAEHEADFCDVKGQGYAKRAVEVAVAGGHNMLMIGPPGSGKTMLARRMATILPLPSYDEAVEITKIHSVSGVLSKTGLIKRRPFRSPHHTVSDAALIGGGTVPRPGEVSLAHRGVLFLDELPEFDRNVLESLRGPLEDRRVTIARAKSTLSFPAAFMFVAAMNPCPCGNYGHPDKECVCTPYQIRKYLSKISGPLLDRIDIHVEVPAIKSSEMLSIRSDAAPSEMSAQIRQRVAAARDVQRKRNGAGAQTNAALSPRLVKKHCRMSPESERLLLAAVEKLGLSARGCDKVVKVARTIADLAASADIEPRHVAEAVSYRSLDKFIV
- a CDS encoding tRNA (guanosine(37)-N1)-methyltransferase TrmD, translated to MIFDILTLFPGYFEGFLADGVIARAVKRGNININIVNLRDFTRDRHRITDDRPFGGGPGMVMKAEPIYLALKKSLPARFRKTATAPRISDGCRVILMSPQGSRLDHACARRLACYKKVVLICGRYEGVDERIMDFVDEEISLGDFVLTGGEIPAMALADAVARLSGGVVKETASVENDSFFSGMLDCPHYTRPRVWRGREVPEAVLSGDHAQIEKWRGGMALAATRKKRPDLLKKR
- a CDS encoding 50S ribosomal protein L19 — protein: MNMTTAAKAKPAAGTFSYGDQIKVHFKIKEGDSHRIQVFEGVVIRIKGSGVSRTFTVRKNSFGVGVERIFPMKSPLINKIELVKSGKVRRAKLYYLRDLAGKSARITEDKFAAAGAAEGAAAEEAPLSPVEPETAKSETPASADAEKK
- a CDS encoding YraN family protein encodes the protein MSDNSGTRAESGARGEAVAAGYLEGLGMRLAAKNFRTRHGEIDIVALDGDTLVFVEVKYRSSRGHGAPHEFVTRSKIERIKKAAWYFVERNKLFDAYMRFDVIGVSPEGIEHFKNAF
- a CDS encoding ribonuclease HII, with the protein product MLYAFDRALSRAEGVALVGVDEAGRGPLAGPVVAAAVALDNKRSIRGINDSKKLSPRRREELFCLISRRALAFCAASSSRAFVDREGILKATFAACRKAVRGLEKKLGRRAARLIVFDGNLEIPRLGRNQKTLIGGDGKSACVAAASIVAKVTRDRIMRRLDAKYPEYGFAAHKGYGTRAHIAAIKKLGACPLHRKSFIKNIV